The genomic region TCCCGCACGATCACCGTCGCGGACGAAATTCTCCAAGAAGTCGTCAACCTGAAGCGCGGCTAATCGGTGAACTAAGACCATGATTCCGGTGACCAAATTCAACCGCTCGACGGTGTACGTGAACGCGACACTCGTCGAGCAGGTTGAATCCACTCCAGATACTGTGATCACGCTTGTCAACGGGAAAAAGCTGATCGTTCGCGAGACTGTCGAGGAAGTGTTGAAGAGGGTCGAGGGTTACTACCGAAGAGTTGGACTGATTGCTGTTCAAGTCCAACAGAATGCGGAGGAGACAGATGTTTCGGAACAAGGTATTTAATATCGTCTTACTTATCATTATTTCTGTCGTATTGCTGGGCGTACTAGGAGTAGTCGGGTACAAGATGCTCGGAAGTAAAAGTGCGGACGAACCGGATGTTCCGACCGCAACAGAGTTGCTGGACAGCCAATTTGATATCGGCAAGATGACGACCAATCTGGCAGGCAGTTCCTTGATTCAAGCCACGATCTCCGTACAAGGGGACAGCAAGAAAATGAAGACAGAACTTGAAGAACGCAAAGTGCAAGTGCGTGACATCATCAACTCTGTCTTGCACCAAACCACGCAGGCTGACCTTGAGAAGGCAGATGGCATTGAACTGCTCAAAGTCAAACTGATGGGCGAGTTGAACAAAGTGATGCTTGAGGGGAAAGTGACAAACCTGTACATCTCCGACATCGTCGTTCAATAAAGAACATCCTGGGACAAAGGAGGTGATGACCGATGGCTGAGGTCCTGTCGCAAAATGAAATCGATGCCCTTTTATCCGCTCTCTCTTCGGGTGAGCTCTCAGCAGAAGAAATCCGCAAAGAAGATACGGACCGCAAGATCAAAGTATACGATTTCAAACGCGCCATGCGTTTTTCCAAAGACCACATCCGAAGCATCACGCGGATCTTTGAAAACTTCGCGCGCCTGCTTACCACATACTTTTCAGCCCAATTGCGAACGTTTGTCCAGATTTCCGTTGTCTCTGTCGATCAGTTGCCATACGAAGAGTTCATTCGTTCGATTTCCAAGATGACCATCTTGAACGTATTCAACTGCAAACCGCTTGAAGGAAAGTTCGTCATGGAGGTTCACCCGAACATCGCGTATGCGATGCTCGACCGCTTGCTCGGCGGTGCAGGGCTTGGGACTGATGTCCTGCGTGACCTGACGGAAATCGAGATGACGATTATGGAACGCGTATTCGGACGAGCGCTCGACAATTTCGAAGAGGCCTGGAAAGGCGTCGCAGAGTTGGTGACAGAACTCGATCACTTGGAGGTCAACCCTCAGTTCTTGCAACTGGTATCGCCTAACGAAACGGTTGCCGTTGTCTCCTTGTCAACGAAGATCGGGGAAATCACCGGGATGATCAACATCTGTATGCCGCACGTTGTGCTGGAGCCGATCATTCCGAAACTCTCCACCCACTACTGGATGGGTACTTCGAAGAGTACCAAGGACTTCTCTGAGGAATGGGAAGCCATCCGTCAGAACCTTGGGAAGACCCAAGTGCCGCTGGTTGCTCAACTAGGTTCCTCCACGATCAATGTGGGCGATTTCCTCGCCCTCAATGTCGGGGACGTGATTTCGCTTGACCAAGACGTCAAGGCAAAGCTCCAACTCAAAGTTGGAGAACGCTTGAAGTTCCTTGGACAGCCGGGGACCGTACGGGGCAAAGTTGCGGTACAGATTTCACAAGTAATAGAAGAAGGAGTGGGCGCAGATGAATAAGGATGTGTTGTCTCAACAAGAAATCGATGCCCTCCTTAGGCAGAATGGTGACGACGACGGCACTGACCCGAACTCGGATGATATCCGCTTGTCTGATTACCTGAGTGACTTCGAAACGGACGCACTCGGTGAGATCGGGAATATTTCGTTCGGTACTGCGGCAACGGCGCTTTCGACATTGTTGAGACAGAAAGTTGACATCACGACTCCGAAAGTATCCGC from Tumebacillus amylolyticus harbors:
- a CDS encoding flagellar FlbD family protein, with the translated sequence MIPVTKFNRSTVYVNATLVEQVESTPDTVITLVNGKKLIVRETVEEVLKRVEGYYRRVGLIAVQVQQNAEETDVSEQGI
- a CDS encoding flagellar basal body-associated FliL family protein, giving the protein MLGSKSADEPDVPTATELLDSQFDIGKMTTNLAGSSLIQATISVQGDSKKMKTELEERKVQVRDIINSVLHQTTQADLEKADGIELLKVKLMGELNKVMLEGKVTNLYISDIVVQ
- the fliM gene encoding flagellar motor switch protein FliM; amino-acid sequence: MAEVLSQNEIDALLSALSSGELSAEEIRKEDTDRKIKVYDFKRAMRFSKDHIRSITRIFENFARLLTTYFSAQLRTFVQISVVSVDQLPYEEFIRSISKMTILNVFNCKPLEGKFVMEVHPNIAYAMLDRLLGGAGLGTDVLRDLTEIEMTIMERVFGRALDNFEEAWKGVAELVTELDHLEVNPQFLQLVSPNETVAVVSLSTKIGEITGMINICMPHVVLEPIIPKLSTHYWMGTSKSTKDFSEEWEAIRQNLGKTQVPLVAQLGSSTINVGDFLALNVGDVISLDQDVKAKLQLKVGERLKFLGQPGTVRGKVAVQISQVIEEGVGADE